The following nucleotide sequence is from Paenibacillus andongensis.
CGGTTGACGCGAGTCAAAAGGCGTCCAGCGGATAGCACCGAGTGTGCCCTCAATTTCGCCGATAAACTGCTCACTCCCGTGAGTGCACGTGCCTCTTTCGTAATGAACAGCGATTGAACGGGCATTTGAACGAGACCGAAACGTTAATTGCGCACCCACATGGTGCTCAACATCGTACACGACATCCCCAGGATCTGCGGCTGTTTGGGGTTTCGCCGTCCAAGCGCTGCTGACCTCAATTTCAGCAGGATCCAGCACATCGATTAAGGTGGCGAAATCATAGGGTCCCCAGTCCATGAGAATGCCGCCGCCACTTTTGCTTTTGTCGAGAAACCAACGGCTTGCTGGCTGGTACTCGATTCCTGCACGACTGCGCGTCCATTTGTTAACGAACGTAGCGTGATAGATATCTCCAAGCGCGCCAGATCGAATGACATTCTTAACAGCTTCGTTATGAAGCATGCCCTTATAACGCACACTGCAGCAGCCAAGCAGCTTTCCTTCTGCTTTTGCCAGAAGAAGCATCTCTTCCGCTTCTTCATCGTTCATGGCTAACGGCTTTTCGCATAGCGTATGCCGACCAGATTTCAACGCAAGACGCGTCCCCTTCAAGTGGGCAAATGGAGGCGTAGCTACGATCACGATATCATCTTCAAGCGGCGGTTCGGAGGATAGCATTTGCTCGGCATCCGCAAACGTAATACTTTCTGGAAAGCTGCTGAGAAACGACTTCAGCGCTTCCGCATTCGGGTCAGCTACCCGAAGATCGACCGCTTGAGGAAGCTTGGCTGCTGCCTCAGCATGCGTGCGTGCTATGACACCGGCTCCAATTAAATACAATCGCATAAGGATAACCTCCAATTTCGAATATGACCCTAATGTATCACATCACGAAATTGCGATTCTCTTCAAAATGCGCAGCAAACTAGTCATTTTGTCCACGAACAGAAAAAGGTATAATGACTTCGAGGGGGGATTTGGATGTATGTGGAGCAGTTGCGGCTGACACGCTCTTTTGCCTTTAGC
It contains:
- a CDS encoding Gfo/Idh/MocA family protein; amino-acid sequence: MRLYLIGAGVIARTHAEAAAKLPQAVDLRVADPNAEALKSFLSSFPESITFADAEQMLSSEPPLEDDIVIVATPPFAHLKGTRLALKSGRHTLCEKPLAMNDEEAEEMLLLAKAEGKLLGCCSVRYKGMLHNEAVKNVIRSGALGDIYHATFVNKWTRSRAGIEYQPASRWFLDKSKSGGGILMDWGPYDFATLIDVLDPAEIEVSSAWTAKPQTAADPGDVVYDVEHHVGAQLTFRSRSNARSIAVHYERGTCTHGSEQFIGEIEGTLGAIRWTPFDSRQPVFFRKDHDGAVVEEIVDPGPRGPYTVMDHPLIHFYNEVNALPSHANVGRRAVDHFLCIGALYKCADSGEKQLVTVAPATDSREVSE